A stretch of Candidatus Dormiibacterota bacterium DNA encodes these proteins:
- a CDS encoding methionyl-tRNA formyltransferase, with the protein MKDANMTKVVFFGNEKLTTGAYNPQPLIRNSLQEAGFQIEAVITGQVGDTRHQASLAVLASHGKILPQAVLDQFPLGVINIHPSLLPIYRGPTPIEQAILDGAAETGVSIMKLTAGMDSGPLYAQESIKLTGHEEKAELAVKLQGIGAKLLLEVLPGIASGSTKPKEQDSSTAPSYTKLIQKSDGVIDWRKPAEQLEREIRAYLGWPGSKAELFKKDITITSAEATKVKILPGLVKINDGKLIVGCGKDSLLINRLKPAGKKEMTASEFTRGLRL; encoded by the coding sequence ATGAAAGACGCAAATATGACCAAGGTAGTTTTTTTTGGCAATGAAAAGCTAACCACTGGCGCTTATAACCCCCAGCCTCTTATTCGCAACAGCCTGCAAGAGGCTGGTTTTCAGATTGAAGCGGTGATTACGGGGCAAGTTGGAGATACGCGGCACCAGGCGAGTCTTGCTGTACTGGCTTCCCACGGCAAGATTCTGCCGCAGGCTGTATTGGATCAGTTTCCCCTAGGTGTCATTAATATCCACCCCTCTTTATTACCTATCTATCGCGGGCCGACACCGATTGAGCAGGCTATATTGGATGGCGCAGCAGAGACCGGTGTCTCAATTATGAAGTTAACTGCAGGTATGGATTCCGGGCCGCTTTACGCACAAGAAAGTATCAAACTTACAGGCCATGAAGAGAAAGCTGAGCTGGCCGTAAAGCTGCAAGGCATTGGCGCGAAGCTTTTACTTGAGGTTTTGCCCGGTATCGCGAGTGGTTCCACTAAGCCCAAGGAGCAAGACAGCTCCACCGCTCCTAGCTATACAAAATTAATTCAGAAAAGTGATGGTGTGATTGATTGGCGAAAACCGGCCGAGCAGCTTGAGCGTGAAATAAGGGCTTACCTCGGCTGGCCCGGCAGTAAGGCCGAATTGTTTAAGAAGGACATTACGATTACTTCGGCTGAGGCCACTAAAGTGAAAATTCTGCCCGGGCTGGTAAAAATAAATGACGGCAAGCTGATTGTCGGCTGTGGTAAGGATTCGCTTCTAATAAACCGGCTTAAACCGGCTGGTAAAAAAGAAATGACCGCGAGTGAATTCACTCGCGGCCTTAGGCTCTAA
- a CDS encoding DUF448 domain-containing protein: MPARPLRRCRVCRIQKPKGELMRWVKKNGTLMPDTTQRQPGRGYYVCSEAHAGKLAEIIRKTGR, from the coding sequence GTGCCGGCACGTCCGCTTAGGCGCTGTCGGGTCTGTCGTATTCAAAAGCCGAAAGGTGAGCTTATGCGTTGGGTTAAGAAAAATGGTACATTAATGCCTGATACCACCCAGCGCCAGCCAGGCAGAGGCTACTATGTCTGCAGCGAGGCGCATGCGGGCAAACTGGCTGAGATTATTCGTAAAACGGGTCGATAA
- a CDS encoding S1 RNA-binding domain-containing protein, protein MPVKSTAKKITMEELLEQQPVAAIRVGDVVEGTVVDVDKHEIWLDLGPKGTGQVIGREIEQSEDIKPGDTISAGVLDPESDDGVVILSLKKVAKEKGWEALSEKLASGEVFTIYPYDANKGGLLVEAEGIRGFLPVSQLSAENYPRVSGADKDEILHRLTNLINKPLQVRVLDLDRRENKLIVSEKAARREDTESKVSQLKVGQTVKGLVTGVVDFGIFVNVDGIEGLVHISEIAWDRVENPSKYVKIGQEIEAKIIAIDRDKLSLSIKQLQEDPWQSEVEGLKVGGEVEGKITRITPFGAFVQVTPVVEALVHISELSDSHIEDPNKLVKLGEKKRFRIIAIDSEAHKLSLSLKKPEKASGAAKATAKPAETPAKEA, encoded by the coding sequence ATGCCCGTAAAGAGTACAGCTAAGAAAATTACTATGGAGGAGCTACTCGAGCAGCAGCCGGTAGCGGCTATTCGGGTTGGAGATGTCGTAGAAGGCACCGTAGTCGATGTTGATAAGCATGAGATATGGCTTGACCTAGGGCCTAAGGGTACTGGCCAGGTCATAGGCCGAGAAATTGAGCAGTCTGAAGACATTAAGCCCGGCGACACTATTAGTGCCGGTGTGCTTGATCCTGAAAGTGACGACGGGGTAGTGATACTCAGTCTTAAGAAAGTTGCTAAGGAAAAAGGCTGGGAAGCCTTGAGCGAAAAATTAGCTTCGGGTGAAGTCTTTACGATTTATCCATACGATGCCAACAAAGGAGGACTGCTGGTGGAAGCAGAGGGTATTCGCGGCTTTTTGCCCGTGTCACAGCTCTCAGCAGAGAACTACCCGCGGGTTTCTGGGGCAGATAAAGATGAGATTCTGCACCGCCTGACAAACTTAATCAATAAGCCTTTGCAGGTCAGAGTACTAGACCTTGATCGGCGCGAGAACAAGCTGATCGTTTCTGAGAAAGCCGCCCGACGGGAAGATACTGAGAGCAAGGTTTCTCAGTTGAAGGTTGGACAGACCGTAAAGGGGCTTGTGACCGGTGTGGTAGATTTCGGAATTTTTGTAAATGTCGATGGCATTGAAGGCCTGGTGCATATTTCGGAAATTGCCTGGGATAGAGTAGAAAATCCATCAAAGTATGTGAAGATCGGCCAGGAGATCGAGGCCAAGATTATTGCGATAGACCGCGACAAGCTTTCGCTTTCCATCAAGCAACTACAGGAGGACCCATGGCAATCAGAGGTTGAAGGTCTGAAAGTTGGAGGTGAGGTCGAAGGAAAGATTACCCGCATTACGCCATTTGGGGCGTTTGTGCAGGTAACTCCAGTGGTCGAAGCTCTAGTTCACATTTCGGAGCTAAGCGACAGCCATATAGAAGATCCCAACAAGCTGGTGAAGCTGGGTGAGAAGAAAAGATTCCGGATTATCGCCATAGATTCTGAGGCACACAAGCTTTCGCTCAGCTTAAAAAAGCCAGAAAAGGCTTCAGGAGCCGCTAAGGCCACTGCAAAACCGGCCGAGACGCCTGCTAAGGAGGCTTAA
- the infB gene encoding translation initiation factor IF-2 encodes MAEIKQDSKTVQIAPIVGVGEFASKLGLPVTTVIAELMKNGVMATINEQIDFDTAAIIGTDLGYDVQPEPVEAAPAPKVTAKDDKAGESRPPVVAVMGHVDHGKTSLLDAIRSTDIATKEAGGITQHIGAYQIKRGERWITFLDTPGHEAFSAIRAHGAKLTDVAIIVVAADDGVKPQTKEAIRYAKEAGVQIVIAINKIDKEGADSNRVRQELGELELVPEEWGGKTVMVDVSAKAGQNIDKLLDMVLLVADIEDLRTVKDRPADGWIIESHVESGRGPTATVLIHNGTLNVGDYMAAGGTYVKIRSLSDYRGRRIKQATGGMPAVVTGFKAVPSFGDYFKEFENEKLARDFAVQNQRQDSIKSMVKVKKIEVSDLTDAISAGEVRELNVVIKADVQGSLESLQDSLKTLGNEEVAIRVVSQALGDVSESDINFAAASGALVLGFNVGISSAVKQLATRENVDVRLYKVIYELLDDMRAGLSQMLPPEIIETVVGKLKILGVFKTTKAFVVCGGEVTEGKVEPGLKVRISRAKEIIGTGTVDNVQKEKNQVKEAAKGEQCGMHIVTATPINIDDRLEFYKTEERKRSL; translated from the coding sequence ATGGCCGAAATCAAACAAGACAGCAAGACCGTTCAGATAGCACCGATTGTAGGAGTGGGGGAGTTCGCGTCGAAATTAGGCCTGCCCGTTACGACCGTGATCGCCGAGCTAATGAAGAATGGTGTGATGGCTACCATTAATGAACAGATAGATTTTGATACGGCTGCTATTATCGGTACCGATTTAGGGTACGACGTGCAGCCGGAGCCAGTAGAGGCGGCTCCAGCTCCCAAGGTAACCGCCAAAGATGACAAGGCCGGTGAATCGCGACCACCAGTGGTTGCGGTAATGGGGCATGTCGATCACGGTAAAACTTCATTGCTAGATGCGATTCGCTCCACCGATATTGCGACCAAAGAGGCCGGGGGCATTACTCAGCACATCGGTGCCTACCAGATTAAAAGAGGGGAGCGCTGGATAACATTCCTGGATACACCTGGGCACGAGGCTTTCTCGGCCATTCGCGCTCACGGAGCCAAACTGACCGATGTGGCAATTATTGTAGTAGCGGCTGATGACGGCGTAAAACCTCAGACCAAGGAGGCGATTCGCTACGCCAAAGAGGCTGGAGTGCAGATCGTAATTGCGATAAATAAGATAGATAAAGAAGGAGCTGATTCAAACCGTGTACGGCAAGAATTGGGTGAACTAGAGCTGGTACCGGAGGAGTGGGGCGGCAAAACCGTAATGGTCGATGTGTCGGCTAAAGCCGGCCAAAATATCGATAAACTACTGGACATGGTTCTACTCGTAGCCGATATTGAAGACCTGCGCACCGTTAAAGACCGTCCGGCCGATGGCTGGATTATTGAATCGCATGTGGAATCAGGCCGGGGGCCGACAGCTACCGTCTTAATACATAATGGCACTCTAAACGTCGGTGATTATATGGCGGCCGGGGGCACTTATGTAAAGATCCGCAGCCTGTCAGATTACCGTGGCCGGAGGATTAAACAGGCTACCGGCGGGATGCCGGCTGTGGTTACCGGCTTTAAGGCGGTGCCTAGTTTTGGGGATTACTTTAAAGAGTTTGAGAACGAAAAGCTGGCGCGTGATTTTGCGGTGCAGAACCAGCGTCAGGACTCTATTAAGAGCATGGTAAAAGTTAAAAAAATCGAAGTCAGTGATCTAACCGATGCTATTTCGGCTGGTGAGGTGCGCGAACTGAATGTGGTCATCAAGGCCGACGTTCAGGGCTCACTAGAGTCTTTACAGGACAGTCTAAAGACTCTCGGTAACGAAGAAGTGGCTATTCGCGTTGTGTCGCAGGCACTGGGAGATGTGAGCGAATCAGACATTAATTTTGCGGCCGCCTCAGGTGCTTTGGTACTAGGATTTAATGTCGGCATTAGCTCGGCCGTTAAGCAATTGGCTACCCGGGAGAACGTAGATGTACGCTTGTACAAGGTGATTTATGAGCTACTGGATGATATGCGGGCGGGATTAAGCCAGATGCTGCCGCCAGAGATTATTGAAACTGTGGTAGGTAAACTTAAGATATTAGGTGTTTTTAAAACCACCAAAGCCTTTGTAGTCTGCGGCGGTGAAGTGACAGAGGGTAAGGTGGAGCCGGGTCTAAAAGTCCGTATTTCGCGAGCGAAAGAGATTATAGGAACCGGTACGGTCGATAATGTTCAGAAGGAAAAGAACCAAGTAAAAGAAGCTGCCAAAGGCGAGCAGTGCGGTATGCACATAGTTACAGCCACACCGATTAATATCGATGATCGATTGGAATTTTATAAGACAGAAGAGCGCAAGCGCTCACTTTAA
- a CDS encoding ribosome-binding factor A: MNQRVLKVESVLRQITASELAKLSSYSAHITVTDVDVSPDMRNGIIWIGIMAGSADERDNIQKHIEGLRGEIQSAVAAGLKSKRTPRITFKLDTGGEHADKIDRLIKGL, translated from the coding sequence ATGAATCAGCGAGTACTTAAAGTCGAAAGTGTCTTACGCCAAATCACGGCTTCCGAGCTGGCAAAGCTCTCTAGTTACTCGGCTCATATTACAGTTACAGATGTAGATGTTTCTCCCGATATGCGCAATGGCATTATTTGGATAGGTATCATGGCGGGGAGCGCGGATGAGAGAGATAATATTCAGAAACATATTGAGGGCCTAAGGGGCGAGATACAGTCAGCAGTAGCCGCTGGACTGAAAAGCAAGCGCACACCTCGGATTACCTTTAAGCTTGATACTGGCGGTGAGCACGCAGATAAAATCGATAGGCTGATTAAAGGCCTCTAA
- the def gene encoding peptide deformylase, with protein sequence MKQTPKDLIIKLPDPRLRKPSRKISHIDHSTKELADLMVEATLDWEASRKHEFGAALAAVQLGKLYRVIIIRRNFEDKEAKDFKVLINPEIVKYEGEPVEAMEGCLSVKDLYGSVPRYPKVKVKGTDINGKPVRITATGFLARVMQHEIDHTNGKLFIDRVKDPSKLYRLDAKGEFIHQPETT encoded by the coding sequence ATGAAACAGACCCCAAAAGACCTAATTATTAAACTGCCGGATCCGCGGCTGCGTAAACCCTCACGCAAGATCAGCCATATAGACCACTCCACCAAAGAGTTGGCAGATTTAATGGTAGAGGCCACGCTTGATTGGGAGGCCAGCCGTAAGCATGAGTTCGGCGCGGCGCTGGCGGCTGTTCAGCTAGGCAAGCTTTATCGTGTAATAATTATCCGTCGTAATTTTGAAGATAAAGAAGCTAAGGATTTTAAAGTTCTAATCAACCCGGAAATAGTTAAGTACGAGGGTGAACCGGTGGAAGCAATGGAGGGCTGCCTGAGCGTGAAAGATCTCTACGGCTCGGTGCCCAGATACCCGAAAGTTAAGGTGAAAGGAACAGATATTAATGGTAAACCGGTACGTATTACAGCCACAGGCTTTTTGGCTAGAGTGATGCAGCATGAAATCGACCACACCAACGGCAAGCTGTTTATAGACCGTGTTAAAGACCCCTCTAAGCTCTACCGGCTGGATGCCAAGGGCGAGTTCATACACCAACCCGAGACCACATGA
- the secF gene encoding protein translocase subunit SecF, translating to MNIIGRRKIWYAISLIIIIPGTISLLVNGLRLGIDFTGGTLMEVQGRADAATVRQLTDRLDIKDVTVIASGSDRSLIRFRDESKPKQQEAHHQILKRELSAKGLDEIRYEAVGPTVSRDLTRNALVSIAVVSVAIVLYIAFAFRNVPPPLSSYSFGFMAIAALLHDALLLLGIFSLLGAFFGVEIDVLFVTAILTVIGFSVHDTIVVFDRIRENLRRERKPFEDIVNQSIIETLARSLNTSVTVLLTLLALYLFGGQSIKQFVLALLIGIAAGTYSSIFNASPLLVTWNNWRAKRAG from the coding sequence GTGAACATTATCGGACGCCGTAAGATTTGGTATGCAATTTCGCTGATAATTATTATTCCCGGTACAATTTCTCTATTGGTAAACGGTTTAAGGCTGGGCATTGATTTTACAGGAGGCACTTTAATGGAGGTGCAGGGCAGGGCGGATGCGGCCACTGTTCGTCAGCTGACAGACAGGCTGGACATTAAAGATGTAACGGTTATTGCTAGCGGTTCGGATCGCAGTCTCATTAGATTTAGGGATGAATCTAAACCAAAACAGCAAGAAGCACATCATCAAATATTAAAGCGTGAACTTTCAGCAAAGGGACTTGATGAAATCAGGTATGAAGCCGTTGGGCCCACAGTTAGCCGCGATCTTACCCGGAATGCTCTTGTAAGTATAGCGGTGGTTTCGGTTGCTATCGTGCTATACATTGCCTTTGCTTTCAGGAATGTCCCGCCGCCGCTCAGTTCTTATAGCTTCGGATTTATGGCAATCGCGGCGCTTCTGCATGACGCACTGCTACTTTTGGGTATATTCTCCCTCCTGGGAGCATTCTTTGGGGTAGAGATAGATGTTTTGTTTGTGACGGCTATTCTAACCGTCATCGGCTTTTCGGTGCATGATACGATCGTAGTCTTTGACCGCATCAGGGAGAACCTGCGCCGGGAGAGAAAGCCGTTTGAAGATATAGTAAACCAGAGCATTATTGAAACTCTGGCCCGCTCCCTAAATACATCTGTAACTGTGCTATTAACCCTGCTGGCACTATACCTATTTGGCGGCCAGTCTATTAAACAGTTCGTGTTGGCTCTTTTAATAGGCATTGCCGCCGGTACCTACTCATCTATATTTAACGCCTCGCCACTATTAGTAACATGGAATAATTGGCGAGCTAAGCGAGCTGGCTGA
- the secD gene encoding protein translocase subunit SecD yields MSLRVKIILITVLALLAAVIAYPKESDLLRVIGFKQNLQVKQGLDLQGGAHLVFEADLSKTPEKERTKAMEALIEVIQKRANPAGTAEVNVQRQGQNRVIVELPGVRDTADAIDRIGRTARLEFLEVSPSSQQTSLLELTGDDIQAINIDFDPTSNRPVGRLEMKGGDATKKFADATTTINKTGSLLLITVDGQPAFGPATVSEPIVDGTAQLQGNFATVEEAKKTVELIRGGQLPVPVDLVEQRTVGPTLGQESIDRSLVAGIIGLSIVALFMLAYYRLSGVVAVLALMFYAALVLAIIKLSSLTDYTIVLTLAGTAGFILSIGMAVDANILIFERMKEELRAGKSLLAALEAGFDRAWTSIRDSNVSTLITCTILYIFGTAIIKGFAVTLALGVLVSMFTAVVVSRTLLRVVIRQKWASRLGLYGVKPQEIQS; encoded by the coding sequence ATGAGTTTGCGGGTGAAGATAATATTAATTACTGTTTTAGCCCTACTGGCAGCTGTAATCGCATACCCTAAAGAGAGTGATTTGCTGCGTGTAATTGGCTTTAAACAGAACCTGCAAGTAAAGCAGGGTCTGGATCTGCAGGGCGGAGCGCATTTAGTGTTTGAGGCTGATCTTTCCAAGACCCCAGAGAAAGAGCGAACCAAGGCTATGGAAGCGCTGATTGAAGTTATACAAAAGCGGGCCAACCCGGCCGGAACGGCCGAGGTAAACGTGCAGCGCCAAGGCCAAAACCGTGTAATCGTGGAGCTACCAGGAGTAAGGGATACTGCCGATGCCATTGACCGTATTGGCCGCACAGCCAGGCTAGAGTTCCTAGAGGTCAGCCCTAGTAGCCAGCAGACATCACTGCTTGAGCTTACGGGAGACGACATACAGGCTATTAATATCGATTTCGACCCGACCAGTAATCGCCCAGTGGGGAGGCTGGAGATGAAGGGTGGGGACGCGACAAAAAAGTTTGCCGATGCTACCACAACAATCAATAAGACAGGCAGTCTACTGCTAATTACGGTAGACGGTCAGCCGGCTTTTGGCCCGGCAACTGTTTCGGAGCCGATTGTAGACGGTACGGCTCAGCTGCAGGGCAACTTTGCGACCGTGGAGGAGGCCAAGAAAACGGTTGAACTAATTAGGGGCGGTCAACTGCCGGTGCCGGTTGACCTGGTAGAGCAGCGTACAGTGGGACCGACACTAGGACAAGAATCGATCGATCGCAGTCTGGTGGCGGGGATTATTGGCTTAAGCATTGTAGCCCTATTTATGCTGGCTTACTACCGTTTAAGCGGGGTGGTGGCGGTACTAGCCTTAATGTTTTATGCAGCGCTAGTGCTCGCGATTATTAAACTGAGCTCCCTTACCGATTACACAATAGTTCTAACTTTGGCCGGTACAGCCGGGTTCATACTAAGTATCGGTATGGCGGTAGATGCCAATATTCTGATATTCGAGCGCATGAAAGAGGAACTGAGAGCCGGTAAATCCCTGCTGGCGGCCCTAGAGGCCGGTTTTGATAGGGCCTGGACATCTATTAGGGATTCTAACGTTTCAACCTTAATAACCTGCACCATTCTCTATATCTTCGGCACAGCGATTATTAAAGGCTTCGCTGTCACATTGGCTTTGGGTGTACTGGTAAGTATGTTTACAGCAGTTGTGGTCAGCCGCACGCTGCTAAGGGTGGTTATTCGCCAAAAGTGGGCGAGCCGGCTTGGGCTATACGGCGTTAAACCTCAGGAGATACAGTCGTGA
- the priA gene encoding primosomal protein N' — protein sequence MEKTVEKTHYLLISPLAQAGARGGLTYHWPEPLQVGQVVKVPLRNKQVYGVVTGCSSKPKFATKKVTEVVDIHPLPPYLCQLAEWISAYYCADPGSVWQMMLPTGIQRKRRAVLAADSFKADKQDHKLTAQQKKALTEILESRQQTHLLQGVTGSGKTLIYLKLAEDAIGRNRSAIILIPEIALTAQLIAAFEAHFPGQVLSYHSGLSESQRHQVWQKAHTSDTPLIVIGPRSSLFVPVPNPGLIVVDECHETSYKQDQTPRYHAVTTAAKLASLCGAKLVLGSATPGLWEVFLAHQGKISLSKITERVAGLSMPTAEIIDLRDKELFKSSRYISEPLLDALKVTFKQNRQSLLFINRRGSASSRICGDCGDVSKCPNCSLPLTLHADVMKLTCHLCNWQATPTATCSQCGSSDIRYVGSGTKRIEAEIISLLPKARLSRIDRDSLNPKTLHQLYRELHSGDIDILIGTQMIAKGLDLPKLDIIGVINADTMLHIPDFSAAERTFQLLSQVSGRAGRRQPGKVFIQTHTPDHPAIQQAARHDFWSFAEAELANRRLMGYPPYRYLLKLTYSHAKRDKVEAETGKLLERISGLEKTEILGPAPAFHERAGGLYQWHIIIKSPARGTLQQIADKLPAGWKADLDPTNLL from the coding sequence ATGGAAAAAACGGTGGAAAAAACGCATTACCTGCTAATATCCCCCCTCGCCCAAGCCGGCGCCAGGGGCGGACTTACTTACCATTGGCCCGAGCCGCTTCAGGTCGGCCAGGTCGTTAAGGTGCCGCTGAGGAATAAACAGGTTTACGGAGTAGTTACCGGCTGCTCATCCAAACCTAAGTTTGCTACCAAAAAGGTTACGGAAGTTGTCGATATTCACCCCCTCCCACCCTACCTTTGCCAACTGGCAGAATGGATCAGCGCTTACTACTGCGCGGATCCGGGATCGGTATGGCAGATGATGCTGCCGACTGGTATCCAGAGAAAGCGCCGAGCTGTGCTTGCGGCTGATTCCTTTAAGGCAGATAAACAGGATCACAAGTTAACTGCGCAGCAGAAAAAGGCACTCACTGAGATCCTAGAGAGCCGGCAGCAAACACATCTTTTACAAGGGGTTACCGGCTCGGGCAAGACATTAATCTACCTAAAACTGGCCGAAGACGCCATAGGCCGCAACCGTTCAGCCATTATATTAATCCCCGAAATCGCCCTGACCGCCCAATTAATCGCGGCCTTCGAAGCCCACTTTCCCGGCCAGGTCTTAAGCTACCACTCTGGTCTGAGTGAAAGCCAGCGGCACCAAGTCTGGCAAAAAGCCCACACAAGCGACACGCCATTAATAGTTATCGGGCCACGCTCTAGCCTGTTTGTACCAGTGCCAAATCCCGGCCTAATCGTAGTCGATGAGTGCCATGAAACAAGCTATAAACAAGACCAAACACCTAGGTACCACGCCGTAACCACGGCCGCCAAGCTGGCTAGTCTGTGCGGTGCCAAATTGGTGCTGGGAAGTGCCACACCAGGATTGTGGGAGGTTTTTTTGGCTCATCAGGGCAAGATTAGCTTATCTAAAATCACCGAACGCGTAGCTGGTCTCAGTATGCCTACCGCCGAGATTATTGATTTGCGCGACAAGGAGCTGTTTAAATCCAGCCGCTATATATCTGAACCCTTGCTAGATGCACTGAAGGTTACATTCAAGCAAAACCGACAATCACTGTTGTTTATAAACCGCCGTGGCAGCGCCTCTAGCCGGATATGCGGAGATTGCGGGGATGTCAGCAAATGCCCTAACTGCTCGCTGCCCCTCACCCTGCATGCAGATGTGATGAAGCTGACCTGCCATCTTTGCAACTGGCAAGCTACGCCGACCGCCACTTGCAGCCAGTGTGGCTCAAGTGATATCCGCTATGTCGGCAGTGGCACTAAGCGCATAGAAGCCGAAATCATCTCCCTCTTGCCCAAAGCACGACTGAGTCGTATAGACCGCGACAGCCTTAACCCAAAAACGCTTCACCAGCTATATCGCGAGCTTCACTCGGGTGATATAGATATACTGATTGGCACTCAAATGATCGCTAAAGGGCTAGACTTGCCCAAGCTCGATATTATCGGTGTTATAAACGCCGACACCATGCTGCATATCCCAGATTTTTCCGCTGCCGAGAGGACCTTCCAGCTGCTTTCACAGGTCAGCGGGCGGGCGGGCCGCAGGCAACCGGGTAAAGTATTCATTCAAACCCACACCCCAGACCACCCGGCTATTCAGCAGGCCGCGCGTCATGATTTCTGGAGTTTTGCGGAAGCTGAGCTGGCCAACCGGCGGCTTATGGGTTACCCACCCTACCGCTATTTGTTAAAATTAACCTACAGTCACGCCAAACGTGATAAAGTGGAAGCCGAAACCGGCAAGCTTCTAGAGCGAATCAGCGGGCTGGAGAAAACAGAGATACTTGGCCCAGCACCGGCCTTTCACGAGCGCGCCGGAGGGCTGTACCAGTGGCACATCATTATTAAATCGCCGGCCAGAGGAACACTGCAGCAAATTGCAGATAAGCTACCAGCTGGCTGGAAAGCAGATTTGGATCCAACTAACCTATTATGA